The Lysobacter enzymogenes genome window below encodes:
- a CDS encoding copper resistance system multicopper oxidase yields MKLPVFPFGAPAVAASALDSPGRRRFVAGLAAGGAIAGSGLWRGASAAPMAHTPRVLSGTEFDLDIGATQVNFTGRVRPAVTVNGSLPAPILRWREGDTVTLRVANRVREGMTSIHWHGLILPANMDGVPGLSFDGIRPGESYVYRFRVGQSGTYWYHSHSLFQEQAGLYGAIVIDPREPHPYRYDREHVLLLSDWTDLEPAALFHRLKQMSSYDNYYKRTVGDALRDVRDKGLAATLRDRGEWGRMRMTPTDLSDVNGHTYTYLLNGATPAGNWTGLFKPGEKVLLRFVNGSAMTYFDVRIPGLKMTVVAADGQPVHPVSVDEFRIAVAETYDVLVEPSGQDAYTIFCQDNARTGYVRGTLAVREGLEAEVPRTDPRPLLTMDDMGHGGMGGHGGHDMSNMKGMEGGCGGNMSGGGMSGGKSKGMEGGCGASMHGAGAKAGSMAGMDQGAMNSAPGGDPRLIDMRAMSVSPKLDDPGIGLRGNGRKVLTYSDLHSVFADPDGREPGREIELHLTGHMEKFAWSFDGQKFMGAEPIRLTYGERLRIVLVNDTMMTHPIHLHGLWSDLENDKQEFQVRKHTIDMPPGTRRSYRVRADALGRWAFHCHLLYHMEAGMMREVRVEE; encoded by the coding sequence ATGAAATTGCCCGTATTCCCGTTCGGCGCCCCCGCAGTCGCGGCGTCGGCGCTCGACAGTCCCGGCCGCCGCCGTTTCGTCGCCGGCCTCGCCGCCGGCGGCGCCATCGCCGGCAGCGGCCTGTGGCGCGGCGCGTCCGCCGCGCCGATGGCGCATACCCCGCGCGTGCTCAGCGGCACCGAATTCGATCTCGACATCGGCGCCACCCAGGTCAACTTCACCGGCCGCGTGCGTCCGGCCGTCACCGTCAACGGCAGCCTGCCCGCGCCGATCCTGCGCTGGCGCGAAGGCGACACCGTGACCCTGCGCGTGGCCAACCGCGTGCGCGAAGGCATGACCTCGATCCATTGGCACGGCCTGATCCTGCCGGCCAACATGGACGGCGTGCCCGGCCTGAGCTTCGACGGCATCCGCCCCGGCGAAAGCTACGTCTACCGCTTCCGCGTCGGCCAGTCCGGCACCTACTGGTACCACAGCCATTCGCTGTTCCAGGAACAGGCCGGCCTGTACGGCGCGATCGTGATCGATCCGCGCGAACCGCATCCCTACCGCTACGACCGCGAGCACGTGCTGCTGCTGTCGGACTGGACCGACCTGGAACCGGCCGCGCTGTTCCACCGGCTCAAGCAGATGTCCAGCTACGACAACTACTACAAGCGCACCGTCGGCGACGCGCTGCGCGACGTGCGTGACAAGGGCCTGGCCGCGACCCTGCGCGACCGCGGCGAATGGGGCCGCATGCGCATGACCCCGACCGACCTGTCCGACGTCAACGGCCATACGTACACCTATCTGCTCAACGGCGCGACGCCCGCCGGCAACTGGACCGGCCTGTTCAAGCCCGGCGAGAAGGTGCTGCTGCGCTTCGTCAACGGCTCGGCGATGACCTACTTCGACGTGCGCATCCCCGGCCTGAAGATGACCGTGGTCGCCGCCGACGGCCAACCAGTGCATCCGGTCAGCGTCGACGAGTTCCGCATCGCGGTCGCCGAAACCTACGACGTGCTGGTCGAACCTTCGGGCCAGGACGCCTACACCATCTTCTGCCAGGACAACGCCCGCACCGGCTATGTGCGCGGCACCCTGGCCGTGCGCGAAGGCCTGGAAGCGGAGGTGCCGCGCACCGATCCGCGACCGCTGCTGACGATGGACGACATGGGCCACGGCGGCATGGGCGGCCACGGCGGGCACGACATGTCGAACATGAAAGGCATGGAAGGCGGCTGCGGCGGCAACATGTCCGGCGGCGGCATGAGCGGCGGCAAGTCCAAGGGCATGGAAGGCGGTTGCGGCGCGAGCATGCACGGCGCAGGCGCGAAGGCCGGGAGCATGGCCGGCATGGATCAAGGCGCGATGAACTCCGCGCCCGGCGGCGACCCGCGCCTGATCGACATGCGCGCGATGAGCGTGTCGCCCAAGCTCGACGACCCCGGCATCGGCCTGCGCGGCAACGGCCGCAAGGTGCTGACTTACTCCGACTTGCACAGCGTATTCGCCGATCCCGACGGCCGCGAGCCCGGGCGCGAGATCGAGCTGCACCTCACCGGCCACATGGAGAAGTTCGCCTGGTCGTTCGACGGGCAGAAGTTCATGGGCGCCGAACCCATCCGGCTGACCTACGGCGAGCGTCTGCGCATCGTCCTGGTCAACGACACCATGATGACCCACCCGATCCACCTGCACGGGCTGTGGAGCGACCTGGAGAACGATAAGCAGGAGTTCCAGGTGCGCAAGCACACCATCGACATGCCGCCGGGAACCCGCCGCAGCTACCGCGTGCGCGCCGACGCGCTCGGCCGCTGGGCCTTCCACTGCCATCTGCTGTACCACATGGAAGCGGGAATGATGCGCGAAGTGAGGGTCGAAGAATGA
- a CDS encoding copper resistance protein B, with translation MKTFATLPRSALALALSLPFAGIAVAQQHNHGAPAAAMDHSAMDHSQMGHAQKQPATKKAGARPKQAAADSAPLDHAQMDHSKMGHSADGDSAKPNDADAASGEPAAMDHSQMDDSKMDHSKMDHAAMGHAPPRADATAQPREPIPAVTDADRIAAFPPISLHMQHAPEFNHMIVVNRLEAVDADRGSAQAWEGQAWFGSDTDRLWLRSEGERERGRTESANLEALYGRAISPWWDVVAGVRHDFRPQRGQSWAAFGVQGLSPYKFEVSATAYLGERGQTALNLEAEYELLLTNRLILQPLVEVEFYGKDDPRRETGAGLSTAEAGLRLRYEISRKFAPYVGVSWERAFGDTADYRRAHGERVEDTRLVAGVRLWF, from the coding sequence ATGAAGACCTTCGCTACCCTGCCCCGCTCCGCGCTGGCCTTGGCGCTGTCGCTGCCGTTCGCGGGCATCGCCGTCGCCCAGCAGCACAATCATGGCGCGCCTGCGGCCGCGATGGATCATTCGGCCATGGACCATTCGCAGATGGGCCATGCGCAGAAACAGCCCGCCACGAAGAAAGCCGGCGCGCGGCCCAAGCAAGCCGCGGCGGACAGCGCGCCGCTCGATCATGCGCAGATGGACCATTCCAAGATGGGCCACTCGGCCGACGGCGATTCCGCGAAGCCGAACGACGCGGACGCGGCGAGCGGCGAGCCCGCTGCGATGGACCATTCGCAGATGGACGACTCCAAGATGGACCATTCGAAAATGGACCACGCCGCGATGGGCCACGCGCCGCCGCGCGCCGACGCGACCGCGCAACCGCGCGAGCCGATCCCCGCGGTCACCGACGCCGACCGCATCGCCGCGTTCCCGCCGATCAGCCTGCACATGCAGCACGCGCCCGAGTTCAACCACATGATCGTCGTCAACCGGCTGGAAGCGGTCGACGCCGATCGCGGCAGCGCCCAGGCCTGGGAAGGCCAGGCCTGGTTCGGCAGCGACACCGATCGCCTGTGGCTGCGCAGCGAAGGCGAGCGCGAGCGAGGCCGCACCGAATCGGCCAACCTGGAAGCGCTGTACGGCCGCGCGATCTCGCCGTGGTGGGACGTGGTCGCCGGCGTGCGCCACGACTTCCGTCCGCAGCGCGGGCAAAGCTGGGCCGCGTTCGGCGTGCAGGGCCTGTCGCCGTACAAGTTCGAGGTCTCCGCCACCGCCTACCTCGGCGAGCGCGGGCAGACGGCGTTGAACCTGGAAGCCGAGTACGAATTGCTGCTGACCAACCGCCTGATCCTGCAGCCGCTGGTCGAGGTCGAGTTCTACGGCAAGGACGATCCGCGCCGCGAGACCGGCGCGGGACTGAGCACGGCCGAGGCCGGCCTGCGCCTGCGTTACGAGATCAGCCGCAAGTTCGCGCCGTACGTCGGCGTGAGCTGGGAGCGCGCGTTCGGCGACACCGCCGATTACCGCCGCGCGCACGGCGAGCGGGTCGAGGACACGCGCCTGGTCGCCGGCGTGCGGCTGTGGTTTTGA
- a CDS encoding WS/DGAT/MGAT family O-acyltransferase, whose amino-acid sequence MAQAETGTGPRRRARREPMSRVDTAWLRMERPTNPMMITGVLMFDDPMSVDALRKVVKQRFLAYGRFRQKAVDTAAGAYWQTDDDLDLDWHVQHTALPGRGGKRALERFVSQLASSPLDSSRPLWQFHLVERYNGGSALVARIHHSYADGIALVQVLLSLTDTTAQPAKGSDLAHAWLKQDGADVARRVGSVDRYMKLGSRALEKGMEMYRDPTLAAMLAKEGGEIARELLHALSLSDDPPSMLRGKLGVSKRVAWAEPLDLEEVKAVGRACDCTVNDVLMATAAGALRSYMIERGDAIDGVTIRATVPVNLRPLEHARKLGNHFGLVFLDLPVGEDNPIRRVERVAECMNNLKNSRQAIVAFGLLAALGMAPAQVQGLALELFSRKATAVATNVPGPQQPLYLAGARLDEMMFWVPQTGSIGVGISILSYNGRVHFGLIADGKLIPDPDEVIGRFGAEFDKLLYLALMGNWDQTLDAEGAAALLA is encoded by the coding sequence ATGGCACAGGCAGAAACGGGGACCGGTCCGCGCCGGCGCGCGCGGCGCGAGCCGATGTCGCGGGTGGATACGGCCTGGTTGCGGATGGAACGCCCGACCAATCCGATGATGATCACCGGCGTGCTGATGTTCGACGACCCGATGTCGGTCGACGCGCTGCGCAAGGTGGTCAAGCAACGTTTCCTCGCTTACGGCCGGTTTCGCCAGAAAGCGGTCGACACCGCGGCCGGCGCGTATTGGCAGACCGACGACGACCTCGACCTGGATTGGCACGTGCAGCACACCGCGCTGCCGGGGCGCGGCGGCAAGCGCGCGCTGGAGCGCTTCGTCAGCCAGCTCGCGTCGAGCCCGCTGGATTCGAGCCGGCCGCTGTGGCAGTTCCATCTGGTCGAACGCTACAACGGCGGCTCGGCGCTGGTCGCGCGCATCCACCACAGCTATGCCGACGGCATCGCCCTGGTCCAGGTGTTGCTGTCGCTGACCGACACCACCGCGCAGCCGGCCAAGGGCAGCGATCTGGCGCACGCCTGGCTCAAGCAGGACGGCGCCGACGTCGCCCGCCGGGTCGGTTCGGTCGACCGCTACATGAAGCTCGGCAGCCGCGCGCTCGAGAAGGGCATGGAGATGTACCGCGACCCGACCCTGGCGGCGATGCTGGCCAAGGAGGGCGGCGAGATCGCGCGCGAACTGCTGCACGCGCTGTCGCTGTCCGACGACCCGCCGTCGATGCTGCGCGGCAAGCTCGGCGTGTCCAAGCGCGTGGCCTGGGCCGAGCCGCTGGACCTGGAGGAGGTCAAGGCGGTCGGCCGCGCCTGCGACTGCACGGTCAACGACGTGCTGATGGCGACCGCGGCCGGCGCATTGCGCAGCTACATGATCGAGCGCGGCGACGCGATCGACGGGGTGACCATCCGCGCGACCGTGCCGGTCAACCTGCGGCCGCTGGAGCACGCGCGCAAGCTCGGCAACCACTTCGGCCTGGTGTTCCTCGACCTGCCGGTCGGCGAGGACAACCCGATCCGCCGGGTCGAGCGCGTCGCCGAGTGCATGAACAATCTCAAGAATTCGCGCCAAGCGATTGTCGCATTTGGACTTTTGGCCGCGCTCGGCATGGCGCCGGCGCAGGTCCAGGGGCTCGCGCTGGAGCTGTTCAGCCGCAAGGCCACGGCGGTGGCGACCAATGTGCCCGGGCCGCAGCAGCCGCTGTACCTCGCCGGCGCGCGCCTGGACGAGATGATGTTCTGGGTGCCGCAGACCGGCTCGATCGGCGTCGGCATCTCGATCCTCAGCTACAACGGCCGCGTCCACTTCGGCCTGATCGCCGACGGCAAGCTGATCCCGGATCCGGACGAAGTCATCGGACGCTTCGGCGCCGAGTTCGACAAGCTGCTGTACCTGGCGCTGATGGGCAACTGGGACCAGACCCTCGACGCCGAAGGCGCCGCGGCGCTGCTGGCCTGA
- a CDS encoding ATP-binding protein, whose product MIAPGGPQARAADPQPVADAGSGAQAEPAPASAPPAQAAAPAADPRAPEAADIVAAPAVGTLDERRPAPIRVGVATWGNLPFQDYRNGRARGFSIELLEQILRTRGLSARYVAVDDSEAMVRALCEGRIDLAMNLRVTAQRSRCMAYSDPIENLSLYALKRKDDARLLSEDALRRMRMAIPAALLEHTRDRARFLPTQVVPVADARAAVRAVAEGRADIFFDAPYVLDWYLHDGDYPNLELLPTSQLPPPMQRNDLGVLYAAPRGRMALLEWLDDQIKRDPQRVQRLRSKWLREDLKTHAERTELTAVQRDWLARLPRLRLALADGAAPMSMRDSDGEPAGIAVDYARLVEDRLGLSFDYALDPGQRGAIAAMAGHRAELGVVPVGGLAGAHWVYSQPFERTPLVIATRAGAPLAVGLESLSGKLVSVGSLKSSGPAVLRAAPDARLICVAGNEEGLKLLGAGRVDAHIGDLAGIDRLLQTRYRPGELQLAPTGLELELAFAADRRLAPLIDMIDQQLDALSEAERQRIHDHWVATRYSYGLPWDRVLAIVAVALLAIAVIAAFYVRLRRESRRREAVDRKLREVARNLPGVVFKARRAANGQIRFPYLTGRADLLFGVDGDRVVADSRVLFARVHVDDRAGLRKAISAAARTMSGVHADFRVCGNAGEWRWVRVSALPRPQQPGEERAEAGYTGYFVDVTDVHLQARALARAKEQAEAATRAKSRFLAAMSHEIRTPMGGMVGMLELLERSPLDPDQEALLDHMRDSAQALQRLLDDILDATRIEEGQLRVELAPLRPRALADAVAMHAAAGCRNKGLRLDLRVDAAVPEAVLGDPLRLRQVLLNLLGNAVKFTERGRVWVDLRVRGQRLEIEVGDTGIGMDPSQLRRAFEPFRQGEDSTSQRFGGTGLGLWICRQLVELMGGQIRLDSREGEGTRATLALPLRAAVSGAAPHTSPAPLRVAVRLSDARRADALRHWLAALAPAPQRADEDCVELSFEDAGAGSGDAGLVGTQPGGADLIRVARAGVGGSDSYLLQADPLLFLHVQRACDWACDPAAARARAPRRAAAASVAGGARILVAEDSPVNQELIRRQLLELGLASRICANGREALAALDAGDYRLLLSDCRMPELDGYALARAIREREARGGRARLPIVAITASALPEQIERCRVAGMDDWLIKPMQLAELERIVQRWLPGAAARGGSGSNVAPLLRSALPVLLRELPRERADIAAALLAQDGAALARALHRCAGAIALFDAPVAQRAQALEARLAQGPMRESAAAVRALLDELDALRRRWQALAERG is encoded by the coding sequence ATGATCGCGCCGGGCGGGCCGCAGGCGCGCGCCGCGGATCCGCAGCCCGTGGCGGACGCCGGCTCCGGCGCCCAGGCCGAGCCGGCGCCCGCGTCGGCGCCGCCGGCCCAGGCCGCTGCGCCGGCGGCCGACCCGCGCGCGCCGGAGGCGGCCGACATCGTCGCCGCTCCCGCCGTCGGCACCCTCGACGAACGCAGGCCCGCGCCGATACGCGTCGGCGTGGCGACCTGGGGCAACCTGCCGTTCCAGGATTACCGCAACGGCCGCGCGCGCGGTTTCAGCATCGAACTGCTGGAGCAGATCCTGCGCACGCGCGGCCTGAGCGCGCGCTACGTCGCCGTCGACGACAGCGAAGCGATGGTGCGGGCGCTGTGCGAAGGGCGCATCGATCTGGCGATGAACCTGCGGGTGACCGCGCAACGCAGCCGCTGCATGGCCTACAGCGACCCGATCGAGAACCTGTCGCTGTACGCGCTCAAGCGCAAGGACGACGCGCGCCTGCTCAGCGAGGACGCGCTCAGGCGCATGCGCATGGCGATTCCCGCCGCGCTGCTCGAACACACCCGCGACCGCGCCCGTTTCCTGCCGACGCAGGTGGTGCCGGTGGCCGACGCGCGCGCGGCGGTGCGCGCGGTCGCCGAAGGCCGCGCCGACATCTTCTTCGACGCGCCGTACGTGCTGGACTGGTATCTGCACGACGGCGACTATCCCAACCTGGAACTGTTGCCGACCTCGCAACTGCCGCCGCCGATGCAGCGCAACGATCTGGGCGTGCTGTACGCGGCGCCGCGCGGCCGGATGGCCCTGCTGGAGTGGCTGGACGATCAGATCAAGCGCGATCCGCAGCGGGTGCAGCGCCTGCGCAGCAAGTGGCTGCGCGAGGATCTGAAAACCCATGCCGAGCGCACCGAACTGACCGCGGTCCAGCGCGACTGGCTGGCGCGGCTGCCGCGCCTGCGCCTGGCGCTGGCGGACGGGGCCGCGCCGATGTCGATGCGCGACAGCGACGGCGAGCCGGCCGGCATCGCCGTGGACTATGCGCGCCTGGTCGAGGACCGTCTCGGCCTGAGTTTCGATTACGCGCTCGACCCGGGCCAGCGCGGCGCGATCGCGGCGATGGCCGGGCATCGCGCCGAACTCGGCGTGGTGCCGGTCGGCGGCCTGGCCGGCGCGCACTGGGTCTACAGCCAGCCGTTCGAGCGCACCCCGCTGGTGATCGCGACCCGGGCCGGGGCGCCGCTGGCGGTCGGTCTGGAATCGCTGTCCGGCAAGCTGGTTTCGGTCGGTTCGCTGAAGTCGAGCGGGCCGGCCGTGCTTCGCGCCGCCCCCGATGCGCGGCTGATCTGCGTCGCCGGCAACGAAGAAGGGCTGAAGCTGCTGGGCGCGGGACGGGTCGACGCGCACATCGGCGATCTGGCCGGGATCGACCGCCTGCTGCAAACCCGGTACCGGCCCGGCGAACTGCAGCTGGCGCCGACCGGACTGGAACTGGAATTGGCGTTCGCCGCCGACCGTCGCCTCGCGCCGCTGATCGACATGATCGACCAGCAACTCGACGCGCTGTCGGAGGCCGAGCGCCAGCGCATCCACGACCACTGGGTGGCCACGCGCTACAGCTACGGCCTGCCGTGGGACCGGGTGCTGGCGATCGTGGCGGTGGCGCTGCTGGCGATCGCCGTGATCGCCGCGTTCTATGTGCGCCTGCGCCGCGAATCGCGCCGCCGCGAGGCGGTCGACCGCAAGCTGCGCGAGGTCGCGCGCAATCTGCCCGGCGTGGTGTTCAAGGCGCGGCGCGCGGCCAACGGCCAGATCCGCTTTCCGTATCTGACCGGGCGCGCGGATCTGCTGTTCGGCGTCGACGGCGATCGCGTGGTCGCCGATTCGCGGGTGCTGTTCGCGCGCGTCCACGTCGACGACCGGGCCGGGCTGCGCAAGGCGATCTCGGCCGCGGCGCGGACCATGAGCGGCGTGCACGCCGACTTCCGCGTGTGCGGCAACGCCGGCGAGTGGCGCTGGGTCCGGGTCAGCGCGCTGCCGCGGCCGCAGCAGCCCGGCGAGGAACGCGCCGAGGCCGGCTACACCGGCTACTTCGTCGACGTCACCGATGTCCACCTGCAGGCGCGGGCGCTGGCCCGGGCCAAAGAGCAGGCCGAAGCCGCGACCCGGGCCAAGTCGCGGTTCCTGGCGGCGATGAGCCACGAGATCCGCACGCCGATGGGCGGCATGGTCGGCATGCTGGAACTGCTGGAGCGCTCGCCGCTGGACCCGGACCAGGAGGCCTTGCTCGACCACATGCGCGATTCGGCGCAGGCCTTGCAACGCTTGCTCGACGACATCCTGGATGCGACGCGGATCGAAGAAGGCCAACTGCGGGTCGAACTGGCGCCGCTGCGGCCGCGCGCGCTGGCCGACGCGGTGGCGATGCACGCGGCCGCGGGCTGCCGCAACAAGGGCCTGCGCCTGGACTTGCGGGTCGACGCGGCGGTGCCCGAAGCGGTGCTCGGCGATCCGCTGCGGCTGCGCCAGGTGCTGTTGAACCTGCTCGGCAACGCGGTCAAGTTCACCGAGCGCGGGCGGGTGTGGGTGGACCTGCGCGTGCGCGGCCAGCGCCTGGAGATCGAAGTCGGCGACACCGGCATCGGCATGGACCCGAGCCAGTTGCGGCGCGCGTTCGAACCCTTCCGCCAGGGCGAGGACAGCACCTCGCAGCGTTTCGGCGGCACCGGGCTCGGGCTGTGGATCTGCCGTCAGCTGGTCGAGCTGATGGGCGGGCAGATCCGCCTGGACAGCCGCGAAGGCGAGGGCACGCGCGCGACCCTGGCGCTGCCGCTGCGCGCCGCGGTGTCGGGCGCGGCGCCGCACACATCGCCGGCGCCGCTGCGCGTCGCGGTGAGGCTCAGCGACGCGCGGCGCGCCGACGCGCTGCGGCACTGGCTGGCGGCGCTGGCGCCGGCGCCGCAGCGGGCGGACGAGGATTGCGTCGAGCTGAGTTTCGAGGACGCAGGCGCGGGTTCGGGCGATGCGGGTCTTGTCGGCACGCAGCCGGGCGGCGCCGATTTGATCCGGGTCGCCCGCGCCGGCGTCGGCGGGTCGGACAGTTATCTGTTGCAAGCCGATCCGCTGCTGTTCCTGCATGTGCAGCGCGCCTGCGACTGGGCGTGCGATCCGGCTGCGGCGCGCGCGCGCGCGCCGCGGCGGGCGGCGGCCGCTTCGGTGGCGGGCGGCGCGAGGATCCTGGTCGCCGAGGACAGCCCGGTCAACCAGGAGCTGATCCGCCGCCAGTTGCTGGAGCTGGGCCTCGCCAGCCGCATTTGCGCCAACGGGCGCGAAGCCCTGGCGGCGCTGGACGCGGGCGATTACCGCTTGTTGCTCAGCGATTGCCGCATGCCGGAGCTCGACGGTTACGCGCTGGCGCGCGCGATCCGCGAGCGCGAAGCGCGTGGCGGCCGGGCGCGGCTGCCGATCGTGGCGATCACCGCCAGCGCCTTGCCCGAGCAGATCGAACGCTGCCGGGTCGCCGGCATGGACGATTGGCTGATCAAGCCGATGCAGCTCGCCGAGCTCGAGCGGATCGTGCAGCGCTGGCTGCCCGGCGCGGCGGCGCGCGGCGGCAGCGGCTCGAACGTCGCGCCGCTGCTGCGTTCCGCGTTGCCGGTGCTGCTGCGCGAACTGCCGCGCGAACGCGCCGACATCGCCGCGGCGCTGCTGGCCCAGGACGGCGCCGCGCTGGCGCGCGCGCTGCACCGTTGCGCCGGCGCGATCGCCTTGTTCGACGCGCCGGTCGCGCAGCGCGCGCAGGCGCTGGAAGCGCGGCTGGCGCAGGGTCCCATGCGCGAATCGGCTGCGGCGGTGCGCGCGTTGCTGGACGAGCTGGATGCGTTGCGGCGGCGTTGGCAGGCGCTGGCGGAGCGGGGTTAG
- a CDS encoding c-type cytochrome, whose protein sequence is MNALLRTGLRLGGAAVAAGAAGAALLWSGVYDVGADAAHTRPVYALLEYARERSVAVRAGALTVPAGLDDAERVRRGAGNYAAMCAGCHLTPEAGPSELSRGLYPAPPNLSQREVDAASAFWTIKHGIKASGMPAWGGSMDDAHVWDLVAFLGRLPSLDAQGYRELVTRSDGHSHGGGESMPGHDHEGGHPHAAGAAHAHDAAGPAVAKPQDAVGAQADRHDDADAASAHGQRHERETISAPAKTRDPPRPDASAPPTHEHADGHSHQH, encoded by the coding sequence ATGAACGCACTGCTTCGAACCGGCCTGCGGCTCGGCGGCGCGGCCGTGGCCGCGGGCGCCGCCGGCGCGGCGCTGTTGTGGTCGGGCGTCTATGACGTCGGCGCCGACGCGGCGCATACGCGGCCGGTGTACGCGTTGCTCGAGTACGCGCGCGAGCGCTCGGTGGCGGTGCGCGCCGGCGCGCTGACGGTGCCGGCCGGCCTCGACGACGCCGAACGCGTGCGCCGCGGCGCCGGCAACTACGCGGCGATGTGCGCGGGCTGCCATCTGACGCCGGAGGCCGGCCCGAGCGAGTTGTCGCGCGGGCTGTATCCGGCGCCGCCGAACCTGTCGCAGCGCGAGGTCGATGCCGCGTCCGCGTTCTGGACGATCAAGCACGGCATCAAGGCCTCGGGCATGCCGGCCTGGGGCGGCAGCATGGACGACGCCCACGTGTGGGATCTGGTCGCGTTCCTCGGCCGCCTGCCTTCGCTGGACGCGCAGGGGTATCGCGAACTGGTCACGCGCAGCGACGGACATTCGCACGGCGGCGGCGAGAGCATGCCGGGGCATGACCACGAAGGCGGCCATCCGCATGCTGCGGGCGCGGCGCACGCGCACGACGCGGCGGGGCCCGCAGTTGCGAAGCCGCAAGACGCGGTCGGCGCTCAGGCGGATCGGCATGACGATGCGGATGCGGCGAGCGCGCATGGGCAACGGCATGAGCGCGAGACGATATCGGCTCCGGCGAAGACCCGCGACCCGCCGCGGCCGGACGCCTCCGCTCCGCCGACGCACGAGCACGCCGACGGGCATTCGCACCAGCACTGA
- a CDS encoding OmpA family protein encodes MKTQFKIAVAAATLAALLAGCATGGGGGYYGGQQQPYPGDPNQPQQQGGMSKTQKGALIGALAGVAAGLLSGNDATERRQRALIGAGVGGLAGGAIGNYQDRQERALRERMQGTGVDVIRQGDNITLNMPSNITFAFNSANLDPKFDPVLDNVASTLTEYNQTIVEVAGHTDSIGSDAVNQRLSEQRAASVGNYLMSKGLVRDRFILTGAGKTRPIASNDTEAGRAQNRRVEITLVPVRS; translated from the coding sequence ATGAAGACCCAATTCAAAATCGCCGTCGCCGCGGCCACCCTGGCCGCGCTGCTCGCCGGCTGCGCCACCGGTGGCGGCGGCGGTTATTACGGCGGCCAGCAGCAGCCGTACCCGGGCGATCCGAACCAGCCGCAGCAGCAAGGCGGCATGAGCAAGACCCAGAAGGGCGCGCTGATCGGCGCGCTGGCCGGCGTCGCCGCGGGCCTGCTGAGCGGCAACGACGCCACCGAACGGCGCCAGCGCGCGCTGATCGGCGCCGGCGTCGGCGGCCTCGCCGGCGGCGCCATCGGCAACTACCAGGACCGTCAGGAGCGCGCGTTGCGCGAGCGCATGCAAGGCACCGGCGTCGACGTGATCCGCCAGGGCGACAACATCACCCTGAACATGCCCAGCAACATCACCTTCGCCTTCAACAGCGCCAACCTGGATCCGAAGTTCGACCCGGTGCTCGACAACGTCGCCAGCACCCTGACCGAGTACAACCAGACCATCGTCGAGGTCGCCGGCCACACCGACAGCATCGGCAGCGACGCGGTCAACCAGCGCCTGTCCGAGCAGCGCGCGGCCTCGGTCGGCAACTACCTGATGTCCAAGGGTCTGGTGCGCGACCGCTTCATCCTCACCGGCGCGGGCAAGACCCGGCCGATCGCCAGCAACGACACCGAGGCCGGCCGCGCGCAGAACCGCCGCGTCGAAATCACCCTGGTGCCGGTGCGCTCCTGA
- a CDS encoding response regulator has translation MNEVSEQPSAAPLPVRLRIGLSDDHPVVRAGVRALLESAAADGEVWTVDAEAAGADELLGMLAATPLDLLITDFSMPGSRAGDGLTLLGQIRRRHPQLAVIVLTMIGNAQVLRSIAEAGVAGLLDKAGAAAELGEAVRTVAQGGRYLGQGLRGLLEPVAGAARGSAALSPRESEVLRLFATGHSVSQIAAHLHRSKQTISRQKTDAMSKLGLKSDREIYEYARTGGLLP, from the coding sequence GTGAACGAAGTTTCCGAGCAGCCATCGGCCGCACCGTTGCCCGTGCGTCTGCGCATCGGCTTGTCCGACGATCATCCGGTGGTGCGCGCCGGGGTGCGCGCGTTGCTGGAATCGGCGGCCGCCGACGGCGAAGTCTGGACCGTCGACGCCGAAGCCGCCGGCGCCGACGAACTGTTGGGCATGCTCGCGGCGACGCCGCTGGATCTGCTGATCACCGATTTCTCCATGCCCGGCAGCCGCGCCGGCGACGGCCTGACCCTGCTCGGGCAGATCCGCCGCCGCCATCCGCAGTTGGCGGTGATCGTGCTGACCATGATCGGCAATGCGCAGGTGCTGCGTTCGATCGCCGAGGCCGGCGTCGCCGGCCTGCTCGACAAGGCCGGCGCGGCCGCCGAACTGGGCGAGGCGGTGCGCACCGTGGCCCAGGGCGGCCGCTATCTCGGCCAGGGCCTGCGCGGCCTGCTCGAACCCGTCGCCGGCGCGGCCCGAGGCAGCGCCGCGCTGTCGCCGCGCGAGAGCGAGGTGCTGCGGCTGTTCGCGACGGGCCATAGCGTGTCGCAGATCGCCGCGCACCTGCATCGTAGCAAGCAGACCATCAGCCGGCAGAAGACCGATGCGATGAGCAAGCTGGGTCTGAAAAGCGATCGCGAAATCTACGAATACGCGCGCACCGGGGGGCTGCTGCCCTGA